The bacterium DNA segment AGGACCGCTTACCTACATTGGCCGGCGCGGCCTCCGGGAAGTCCGGAGCCCGGTCCTGGAAGGAGACCATGGCCGAGCGACTGGTGATCATCGGTGGCAATGCGGCCGGGTTGGCCGCCGCCCTGGCGGCGCGCCGCCGTCACGCCGCCCTCGACATCCTTGTCCTGGCGGCGGAGTCCGCGGTCTCCTTCGGCGCCTGTGGCATGCCCTACAACCTGGCCGATCCCGCCCGTGCCGCGGAGGATCTCCAGGTCCGTCCGCTGGCCGCTTTCCGGGAGGCGGGCATCCAGGTGGCGCTGGGCCATCGCGTCCGTCACGTGGATCTGGAGCGGGGCATCCTGCGGGTGGAGAGGCGTGAGGCAGGCGGGGAGCAGGAGCTGACCTGGGACCGCCTGGTGGTCGCCAGCGGGGCGCAAGGCCGCGCCCTGGCCCTGCCCGGACTGCCGGAGACGGCCATTCATCAATTCCGCTCCCTGGACGACCTGCGCCGGCTGAAGGCCTTGTGCCACCCGCCGGCCACGGCCGTGGTGGCGGGGGCCGGACTGGTGGGTGTGGAGCTGTGCGAGGCGTTGCGCACGCTGGGGCTGGATGTGGTCCTCGTCGATCCCCTTGACCTGCCGCTCAACCCCTTTCCCCGACCCATCCGGTTGGCGGCCCGCGACGAACTGGAGCGGCATGGCGTCGAGCTTGCGTTGGGTGGACAGCTGATCGCCGGCCGGATCGTGGACGGCTTGCCGCCGCATCTGCTGTTGGACCTGCGGTCCGAAAGCGGCGGGGCGAGGCGGATCCGGGCGCAGTTGTTGATCAATGCCGCGGGCCAACGGCCCGCAACGGGTTTCCTGCAGGGAAGCGGGCTGCTGGACGATGGGGGCGCCCTGCCCGTGGACGAGACGATGCGCACGGGCCATGCGCGGGTGTGGGCGGCCGGCGATTGTGTCACGAGATCGCCCGTGGTTCCGCCGCTACACGGCGAAAGCGGCTTCGTCTGGAATCCGCAGGCCCGCGAGGCGGTGGCCGGCGGCCGCGTGGCCGGCTGGAACGCGGCCGCCGGCCCAGGCGATCACCGTCGCCTGGCGCCAGGACCACAGACCATGATCGTGCGTTGTTTCGGATTGGAGTTGGCCCGCTGCGGCCGTCTGTGGTTGCGGGAAGAGCCGGACCCGGTGGCGCCGGAGCCGTCCAGGGAGGAAATCGTACGCGGCCTGCTCGGTCTGGGCGGTCTGACCGGGCCACGCTCCAACATGCCGGCCGCTTCCGCCGCGTTGCGGCGTGCCCACGCCGCCGCCCGCACCCTGGGCCATGCCATGCCCGGCTCCGGGCGTCTCGAAGTATGGCTGGAAGCGGCGGCCGACGGCCTCCTGCGCGGAGGCGCCATCCTGTCGGAAGGGGGGGGCGGCGCCCAGCGCATCAATGTGCTGGCCGCCCTGCTGCAGTCGGGGGGCACGGCGGAGGATCTGGCCGGCCTGGACCTGGCCTACAGCCCGCCCTTCGGACCGCTGGCCGACCCGCTCATCCAGGCCGCCCGGCGCCTGGGGCGCGCCCTGGCGCCATGATCAGAAGATGATGCCGAACTTGAACAGCTCCACGTCGAGCAGGTAGTCCTCGCCCAGCAGGCCGTCGTTGCGCAGGTCCACGTCCTCGCCCCCGAAGTAGCGGCCCAGGAGCAGGTTGCAGTTCCAATAGAGCCGCGATGAACGGGCGCGGAATCCGAAACCCCCGTATACACCCACCTTGTCCACGGTGAGCCGCTCGCCATCGTCCAGCTCCCAGTCGAAGGGATTGTTACTCGTCCGCCCGCTCAGCCAAGCCTGGCGCATGCCCGCCACCCAGTAGAATCCCGAGCGACGGCGGCTGAGATAACTGCGCAGTTGCAGGTCCACCAGCGTGGCACGAAAATCAGTGTCGTCATTGACACTGCGATGCCAGATGGGCATCACCACCTCCAGCCGCGAGCGCGGAGGGAACCAGATCAGGGATCCGCTGTACATGCGCGTGTCGCCCGCCGTGCTGGCCAGGGCCAGAGGCACGTTGACGGCGATGGCAAAGGCGCCGTCGGGGAAGGGATCGATCTGCAGGATCTCGCGCTTCAGTTGCTCCTGCCCCTTGAGCAGCTCCTGCTGCTGGACAAGCAGGGTGTCGAGCTTCTCGTCCATCGTGCGTGGGGCGGCCTGCTCGGCCGCGCGGGCACTTGGGACTAGGAGCAGCGCGATGAACAGGAGGAGGAGCACCGGACCAGCTTGTTCCATCAACGGCAGGGGAGGTCTGAATGCCTTCATGCTTGTTTCCTCAACTGGTGCGTGGAGGCGAGCGTCGGTCACTATTTCTTTTTCATCCAGGCCCGCCACCCGGTCGCGCTGGGTAGCGGCAGGGGCTGCATTGTACTGCTTTCGAAGGCTGGTTCCACCACAAAGAAGAGCTTGGGATCGATCCGGCGGCCCAGCTCCACCCAGCGTGCCACGTCCTTGCGCTCGCAGAGGAAGTAGAGGAGCAGGCGCTCCCCGTCCCGCCCCTCGCCCCGGAAGACGGTGACGGGCTGTCCGGCTTCGCGCAGTTGACGGGCGATCTCCCCTCCCTCGGCGGAGATGATGCGCAGGACTCGCCGACCCATGGCCAAGCGCCGCTCCACCAGGATGCCCACGGCGTTGCCCGAGGCGAAACCTCCCGCGTACATGAGCAGGATGAACGGATTGTGCGAGGCCGTCTGGATGACCTGGCTGATGGCGAAG contains these protein-coding regions:
- a CDS encoding DUF5698 domain-containing protein — its product is MDWLNLLSPWQLGLLVFLLRIIDVSMGTVRTLAVVAGHIRISVVLGFFEVLIWVFAISQVIQTASHNPFILLMYAGGFASGNAVGILVERRLAMGRRVLRIISAEGGEIARQLREAGQPVTVFRGEGRDGERLLLYFLCERKDVARWVELGRRIDPKLFFVVEPAFESSTMQPLPLPSATGWRAWMKKK
- a CDS encoding FAD-dependent oxidoreductase translates to MAERLVIIGGNAAGLAAALAARRRHAALDILVLAAESAVSFGACGMPYNLADPARAAEDLQVRPLAAFREAGIQVALGHRVRHVDLERGILRVERREAGGEQELTWDRLVVASGAQGRALALPGLPETAIHQFRSLDDLRRLKALCHPPATAVVAGAGLVGVELCEALRTLGLDVVLVDPLDLPLNPFPRPIRLAARDELERHGVELALGGQLIAGRIVDGLPPHLLLDLRSESGGARRIRAQLLINAAGQRPATGFLQGSGLLDDGGALPVDETMRTGHARVWAAGDCVTRSPVVPPLHGESGFVWNPQAREAVAGGRVAGWNAAAGPGDHRRLAPGPQTMIVRCFGLELARCGRLWLREEPDPVAPEPSREEIVRGLLGLGGLTGPRSNMPAASAALRRAHAAARTLGHAMPGSGRLEVWLEAAADGLLRGGAILSEGGGGAQRINVLAALLQSGGTAEDLAGLDLAYSPPFGPLADPLIQAARRLGRALAP